The Streptomyces pactum genome contains a region encoding:
- a CDS encoding SRPBCC family protein, whose translation MATFSLERTAPLPLDEAWRRLTAWQRHGDAVPMTRVTVTTPGPTRRGTVIVARTGAGPLAFDDRMEVTAWQPPGDGTPGLCRLEKRGRLVGGWAEIEVHPGPGGRTRVVWREELRVRLLPSFFDGALGRAGRYVFGRAVNRLLRRP comes from the coding sequence GTGGCCACCTTCTCGCTCGAACGCACCGCCCCGCTCCCCCTGGACGAGGCATGGCGCCGGCTCACCGCATGGCAGCGGCACGGTGACGCCGTGCCGATGACCCGGGTCACCGTCACCACTCCCGGTCCCACGCGCCGGGGCACGGTGATCGTGGCCCGCACGGGCGCGGGGCCGCTCGCCTTCGACGACAGGATGGAGGTGACCGCCTGGCAGCCACCGGGCGACGGCACCCCCGGCCTGTGCCGGCTGGAGAAGCGGGGCCGCCTGGTCGGGGGCTGGGCCGAGATCGAGGTCCACCCGGGCCCCGGCGGCCGGACCCGCGTCGTGTGGCGCGAGGAACTGAGGGTGCGCCTCCTCCCGTCGTTCTTCGACGGCGCGCTCGGCCGCGCGGGGCGGTACGTCTTCGGCCGCGCGGTCAACCGGCTCCTGCGGCGACCGTGA
- a CDS encoding endonuclease/exonuclease/phosphatase family protein, whose protein sequence is MSARVRTFVQLSVAGALLSLAVAAPAASADQGFAVPLRVATYNIHAGTGSDGVFDLDRQAAALRALDADVIGLQEVDVHWGPRSQGLDVAGELARRLGMRVSFAPIYSLDPVAPGSPRREYGVAVLSRFPIRSAANHEITRLSTQDENPVPAPAPGFGEVTLKVRGVPVQVFVTHLDYRSDPAVRVAQVADTRRIMARERAALPGARQVLLGDFNAEPLDPELRPLWTDLRDAGGESGGTFPAAAPVKRIDYVAVGKDVRVHGAHVPDEALASDHRPVVADVSLPRKPGKPPKTEKAGKAGKAGKAGKAGKAGKAGNGDGRG, encoded by the coding sequence ATGTCTGCCAGAGTGCGCACCTTCGTCCAACTGTCCGTAGCCGGTGCTCTGTTGAGCCTCGCCGTGGCCGCACCGGCCGCCTCCGCCGACCAGGGTTTCGCGGTCCCGCTGCGCGTCGCCACGTACAACATCCACGCCGGAACGGGGTCGGACGGCGTCTTCGACCTCGACCGGCAGGCCGCCGCGCTGCGTGCCCTCGACGCCGACGTGATCGGCCTCCAGGAGGTCGACGTGCACTGGGGTCCACGCAGTCAGGGGCTGGACGTCGCAGGAGAGTTGGCGCGGCGGCTCGGCATGCGGGTGTCGTTCGCGCCGATCTACAGTCTCGACCCCGTGGCGCCCGGGAGCCCTCGGCGCGAGTACGGCGTGGCGGTGCTCTCCCGCTTCCCGATCCGTTCCGCGGCGAACCACGAGATCACGCGCCTGTCCACCCAGGACGAGAACCCGGTGCCGGCCCCGGCGCCCGGGTTCGGCGAGGTGACGCTCAAGGTGCGCGGGGTGCCGGTGCAGGTGTTCGTGACGCACCTCGACTACCGCTCCGACCCGGCGGTCCGGGTGGCCCAGGTCGCCGACACCCGGCGGATCATGGCGCGGGAGCGGGCCGCGCTGCCGGGGGCCCGGCAGGTGCTGCTGGGCGACTTCAACGCGGAGCCCTTGGATCCCGAACTGCGACCGCTGTGGACGGACTTGCGCGACGCCGGAGGGGAGAGCGGTGGCACGTTTCCGGCCGCGGCACCCGTGAAGCGGATCGACTACGTGGCCGTGGGCAAGGACGTGCGGGTGCACGGCGCCCACGTGCCGGACGAGGCCCTGGCCTCGGACCACCGGCCGGTGGTCGCGGACGTCTCCCTGCCGAGGAAGCCCGGGAAGCCGCCGAAGACGGAGAAGGCCGGGAAGGCCGGGAAGGCCGGGAAGGCCGGGAAGGCCGGGAAGGCCGGGAAGGCGGGGAATGGGGACGGCCGCGGCTGA
- a CDS encoding XdhC family protein, producing MLDIAEELDRWVGQGRDFAVATVVAVGGSAPRRPGAALAVDAGGTAVGSVSGGCVEGAVYELCRQALEDGETVLERFGYSDEDAFAVGLTCGGVVDILVTPVRADDAARPALAAALAAAARGEPAAVARIVRGPAKLTGRALAVRPDGSRTGGFGAHPELDRTVAGEAGAFLDAGRTGTLEISEQGSRCGAPLTLLIETSVPAPRMIVFGAVDFASALARAGKFLGYHVTVCDARPVFATRDRFPEADEVVVEWPHEYLRRTEVDARTVLCVLTHDAKFDVPLLELALRLPVAYVGAMGSRRTHLDRDARLREAGVSDLELTRLRSPIGLDLGARTPEETALSIAAEIVATRRGGTGASLTGAHTPIHHDGPSSPAGRIGSVA from the coding sequence ATGCTGGACATCGCCGAAGAGCTGGACCGGTGGGTCGGGCAGGGACGCGACTTCGCCGTGGCCACCGTGGTGGCCGTCGGCGGCAGCGCCCCGCGCCGGCCCGGCGCCGCCCTCGCGGTGGACGCCGGGGGCACGGCGGTCGGCTCGGTCTCCGGCGGCTGTGTGGAGGGTGCCGTGTACGAGCTGTGCCGGCAGGCGCTCGAGGACGGCGAAACCGTACTGGAGCGCTTCGGCTACAGCGACGAGGACGCCTTCGCCGTGGGGCTGACCTGCGGCGGGGTCGTCGACATCCTCGTCACGCCGGTACGGGCGGACGACGCCGCCCGTCCGGCGCTGGCCGCCGCGCTCGCCGCCGCCGCGCGGGGGGAGCCGGCGGCGGTGGCGCGGATCGTGCGCGGTCCGGCGAAACTGACGGGCCGCGCGCTCGCCGTCCGCCCGGACGGCTCCCGCACCGGCGGTTTCGGCGCCCATCCCGAACTGGACCGCACGGTGGCCGGCGAGGCGGGCGCCTTCCTGGACGCCGGCCGCACCGGCACGCTGGAGATCTCAGAGCAGGGCTCGCGTTGCGGAGCACCGCTCACCCTGCTGATCGAGACCTCCGTCCCGGCACCCCGCATGATCGTCTTCGGCGCGGTCGACTTCGCCTCGGCGCTGGCCCGGGCCGGCAAGTTCCTCGGCTACCACGTGACGGTGTGCGACGCGCGCCCCGTCTTCGCGACGCGGGACCGCTTCCCGGAGGCGGACGAGGTCGTCGTCGAGTGGCCGCACGAGTACCTGCGGCGCACGGAGGTCGACGCGCGCACGGTGCTGTGCGTCCTGACCCACGACGCCAAGTTCGACGTACCCCTGCTCGAGCTGGCGCTGCGCCTGCCGGTGGCGTACGTCGGCGCGATGGGCTCCCGCCGCACCCACCTGGACCGCGACGCACGGCTGCGCGAGGCCGGCGTGAGTGACCTGGAGCTGACCCGCCTCAGGTCACCCATCGGCCTCGACCTGGGCGCCCGTACGCCCGAGGAGACGGCCCTGTCCATCGCCGCCGAGATCGTCGCGACCCGCCGGGGCGGCACGGGCGCCTCCCTGACCGGCGCCCACACCCCCATCCACCACGACGGCCCGTCGTCCCCGGCCGGCCGCATCGGCTCGGTGGCCTAG
- a CDS encoding NCS2 family permease: protein MTQQSVEPRTTAEDAAAGSRVPAGRSWLDRYFHITHRGSTVAREVRGGTTTFMAMAYIVLLNPVILSGKDAAGDTLGQKALITATALAAAVTTLLMGFVGKVPLALAAGLSVSGVIAGQVVPQMTWPQAMGMCVMYGVVIMLLVVTGLREMIMNAIPLALKHGITMGIGLFIAIIGLVKGGFVHAGKATPLTLGPAGELAGWPVLLFAGTLLLIFMLQARNMPGAILIGIVTGTIVAALLNATGVIDPEQWANGAPELHGGAVSMPDFSLFGDLEFGGWGEVGAMTVGMIVFTLVLAGFFDAMATIIGVGTEAKLADDKGRMPGLSKALFVDGAGGAIGGVAGGSGQTVFVESATGVGEGARTGLASVVTGLFFAACLFFTPITAIVPQEVASAALVVIGAMMMMNARHVDWADRATAIPVFLTVVLMPFTYSITAGVAAGVISYVAIKAAQGKAREIGVFMWALTVIFVVYFALNPIESWLGVH, encoded by the coding sequence ATGACCCAGCAGTCAGTGGAGCCCAGGACCACCGCCGAGGACGCGGCCGCGGGTTCCCGCGTCCCCGCCGGCCGGTCCTGGCTCGACCGGTATTTCCACATCACCCATCGAGGATCCACGGTCGCGCGTGAGGTGCGCGGCGGTACCACCACCTTCATGGCGATGGCGTACATCGTCCTGCTCAACCCCGTCATCCTGTCCGGCAAGGACGCGGCGGGGGACACCCTGGGCCAGAAGGCCCTGATCACCGCCACGGCGCTCGCCGCGGCGGTCACCACGCTCCTCATGGGCTTCGTCGGCAAGGTGCCGCTCGCCCTGGCCGCCGGTCTCTCGGTGTCCGGGGTGATCGCCGGGCAGGTCGTTCCCCAGATGACGTGGCCGCAGGCCATGGGCATGTGTGTGATGTACGGCGTGGTGATCATGCTGCTCGTGGTCACCGGGCTCCGCGAGATGATCATGAACGCGATCCCGCTCGCCCTCAAGCACGGCATCACCATGGGCATCGGCCTGTTCATCGCCATCATCGGCCTGGTCAAGGGCGGCTTCGTGCACGCCGGCAAGGCGACCCCGCTCACCCTCGGCCCCGCCGGTGAACTCGCCGGCTGGCCCGTCCTGCTCTTCGCGGGCACCCTGCTCCTGATCTTCATGCTCCAGGCGCGCAACATGCCCGGGGCGATCCTGATCGGCATCGTCACCGGCACGATCGTGGCGGCGCTGCTGAACGCCACCGGGGTCATCGACCCCGAGCAGTGGGCCAACGGAGCCCCCGAGCTGCACGGCGGCGCGGTCTCCATGCCGGACTTCTCGCTCTTCGGCGACCTGGAGTTCGGCGGCTGGGGCGAGGTCGGCGCCATGACGGTCGGCATGATCGTCTTCACGCTGGTACTGGCCGGGTTCTTCGACGCGATGGCCACCATCATCGGCGTTGGCACCGAGGCGAAGCTCGCCGACGACAAGGGCCGCATGCCGGGCCTGTCGAAGGCGCTCTTCGTCGACGGCGCCGGCGGCGCGATCGGCGGTGTGGCGGGCGGCTCCGGCCAGACCGTCTTCGTCGAGTCCGCGACCGGCGTCGGCGAGGGTGCCCGCACCGGGCTCGCGTCGGTGGTCACCGGCCTGTTCTTCGCGGCCTGCCTCTTCTTCACGCCGATCACCGCGATCGTGCCGCAGGAGGTCGCCTCCGCCGCGCTCGTCGTCATCGGCGCGATGATGATGATGAACGCCCGGCACGTGGACTGGGCCGACCGGGCCACCGCGATACCGGTCTTCCTGACCGTCGTCCTGATGCCGTTCACGTACTCCATCACGGCGGGTGTCGCCGCCGGCGTCATCTCCTACGTCGCCATCAAGGCCGCCCAGGGCAAGGCCCGGGAGATCGGCGTGTTCATGTGGGCGCTGACGGTGATCTTCGTCGTCTACTTCGCCCTCAACCCGATCGAGAGCTGGCTGGGCGTGCATTAG